In Candidatus Tectomicrobia bacterium, a single window of DNA contains:
- a CDS encoding iron ABC transporter permease: MAILSARGTALQLRRWRGLLRPETAITSLVSLFVTAMVVLPLASLVVNSFLVPDELGFDTEWGFGNYREMVRGHVIRRAFLNTLVISSGTTLLATFMGVALAWINARTNCPWRERLEALNLIPFFLSPFVGAIAWHNLASSQIGLLNFLASDLLGIQGAIFNVNNLFGIMWVTGIFFTPLVYLFVVGSLRRMDPSLEDSARTTGAGLLRTTLTVTLPLALPGILSGAIIVFVTSAGEFGVPFKLGTPYGWETLTTQIFTKAVGDQANYQMGAAMSMTLGAITAAFIWVQRRIIAPREFTTVTGKGFRPNLIDLGRWKWAAFGWNALYIFIAVILPILSLFVVSLHRIWTGKIIPSEFSFWNYQRVLFIWSPISFKPVTNGLLNSLILSLAGASLAMILGIVVSFQIHRLRGRFSALLDFLSAIPVGFPGIVIAVGVLITYIKTPIYATIWIILLGYVTRFFPYGQRNVASVMLAVSEELEQSSRMAGASWVTTMRRITLPLLKPGIFAGWILMFLIFIRELPMSLILYTAGTETLSVGIYYLQEYENEALTCTLSVIQTFILLGCVYLFRRAAGKEALSA; the protein is encoded by the coding sequence ATGGCCATCTTGAGCGCCCGGGGGACAGCCCTCCAGCTCCGCAGGTGGAGGGGCCTCCTCCGCCCCGAAACGGCGATCACCTCCCTGGTCAGCCTTTTCGTGACGGCCATGGTGGTGCTTCCCCTCGCCTCCCTCGTCGTGAACAGCTTCCTGGTGCCGGATGAGCTCGGCTTCGACACCGAATGGGGCTTCGGCAACTACCGCGAGATGGTCCGGGGCCACGTCATCCGGAGGGCCTTCCTCAACACCCTCGTCATCAGCTCCGGCACCACCCTGCTGGCCACCTTCATGGGAGTCGCCCTCGCCTGGATCAACGCCCGCACGAACTGCCCCTGGCGCGAAAGGCTGGAGGCGCTGAACCTCATCCCCTTCTTCCTCAGCCCCTTCGTGGGCGCCATCGCATGGCACAACCTGGCCTCTTCCCAGATCGGCCTCCTCAACTTCCTGGCCAGCGACCTCCTCGGCATCCAGGGGGCCATCTTCAACGTCAACAACCTCTTCGGCATCATGTGGGTGACGGGGATTTTCTTCACGCCGCTGGTCTACCTCTTCGTGGTGGGCTCGCTGCGGCGGATGGACCCCTCCCTCGAGGACAGCGCGCGAACCACGGGCGCGGGCCTCCTGCGGACCACCCTCACCGTCACCCTCCCGCTCGCCCTGCCGGGCATCCTCTCGGGCGCGATCATCGTCTTCGTGACGAGCGCGGGGGAGTTCGGCGTCCCCTTCAAGCTGGGCACCCCCTACGGCTGGGAAACCCTCACCACCCAAATCTTCACCAAGGCCGTGGGCGACCAGGCGAACTACCAGATGGGCGCGGCCATGAGCATGACGCTCGGCGCCATCACGGCGGCCTTCATCTGGGTGCAGCGGCGCATCATCGCGCCGCGCGAGTTCACCACCGTGACGGGCAAGGGCTTCCGGCCCAACCTCATCGACCTGGGCCGCTGGAAGTGGGCCGCCTTCGGCTGGAACGCCCTCTATATCTTCATCGCGGTCATCCTCCCCATCCTCTCCCTCTTCGTGGTGAGCCTCCACCGGATCTGGACGGGGAAGATCATCCCGTCGGAATTTTCCTTCTGGAACTACCAGCGGGTGCTCTTCATCTGGTCGCCGATCAGCTTCAAGCCCGTGACCAACGGCCTCCTCAACAGCCTCATCCTCTCCCTGGCCGGGGCCTCCCTGGCCATGATCCTGGGCATCGTGGTCTCTTTCCAGATCCACCGCCTGCGCGGGCGCTTCTCCGCCCTGCTGGACTTCCTCTCCGCCATCCCCGTGGGCTTCCCGGGCATCGTCATCGCGGTGGGGGTCCTCATCACCTACATCAAGACCCCCATCTACGCGACCATCTGGATCATCCTGCTGGGCTATGTGACGCGCTTCTTCCCCTACGGGCAGCGCAATGTGGCCTCGGTCATGCTGGCCGTCTCGGAGGAGCTCGAGCAGAGCTCCCGGATGGCCGGGGCCTCCTGGGTGACGACCATGCGGCGCATCACCCTCCCCCTCCTCAAGCCCGGAATCTTCGCGGGCTGGATTCTCATGTTCCTCATCTTCATCCGCGAGCTGCCGATGTCGCTCATCCTCTACACCGCGGGCACCGAGACCCTCTCGGTGGGCATCTACTACCTGCAGGAGTACGAGAACGAAGCCCTCACCTGCACCCTCTCGGTCATCCAGACCTTCATCCTGCTGGGGTGCGTCTACCTCTTCCGCCGGGCCGCCGGCAAGGAGGCCCTCTCCGCCTGA
- a CDS encoding ABC transporter substrate-binding protein: MKWTAHRSIHSAVLLLALAAPAWGATEITPQEKKLIPLAKKEGQVIFLETSWKDDTMRRLGPAFLKHYNLGSGFKVNHILKGTGPTVSMARQEIKAGKYSFDVVSVASPGFFAGAAKQGAFLPLDSGHWKKHEENWKKAGIFVDYPRFIAPYSYTFQPVWNVSCPGMEGVNITSYADIIDNPKLKGKVLASDVTKSQSYSLTTIGLMENGYDVKAMWKKLKALDPLVAFRTEAKMQQVVNCERAVDMWNLSGRALQKIKEKPDLAKSLKWGSYKEGMVLFGQQAGVIKGAKHPNAAKLWLDFLLTKEAADIVAEEEVSYYTMLKDYEPPASVKAHMIDFNKVKLLPIKDQLGAAKKFKKMQEEWQEVFR, translated from the coding sequence ATGAAGTGGACCGCGCATCGTTCCATCCATTCCGCCGTCCTGCTGCTGGCGCTCGCCGCGCCCGCGTGGGGCGCCACCGAAATCACGCCCCAGGAGAAGAAGCTCATCCCGCTCGCCAAGAAGGAAGGACAGGTCATCTTCCTGGAAACCTCCTGGAAGGACGACACGATGCGGCGCCTAGGGCCCGCGTTCCTCAAGCATTACAACCTGGGCAGCGGCTTCAAGGTGAACCACATCCTCAAGGGAACGGGCCCCACCGTGTCCATGGCGCGCCAGGAGATCAAGGCGGGCAAGTACAGCTTCGACGTCGTCTCGGTCGCCTCGCCCGGCTTCTTCGCCGGCGCCGCCAAGCAGGGCGCCTTTCTCCCCCTGGACAGCGGCCACTGGAAGAAGCACGAGGAGAACTGGAAGAAGGCGGGGATCTTCGTGGACTACCCCCGCTTCATCGCCCCCTACTCCTATACCTTCCAGCCCGTCTGGAACGTCTCCTGCCCTGGCATGGAGGGCGTGAACATCACCTCCTACGCCGACATCATCGACAACCCCAAGCTGAAGGGGAAGGTGCTGGCGAGCGACGTCACGAAGAGCCAGTCCTATTCGCTGACGACCATCGGGTTGATGGAGAACGGCTACGACGTCAAGGCCATGTGGAAGAAGCTCAAGGCCCTCGACCCTCTCGTGGCCTTCCGCACCGAGGCGAAGATGCAGCAGGTCGTCAACTGCGAGCGGGCCGTGGACATGTGGAACCTCTCGGGGCGGGCCCTCCAGAAGATCAAGGAGAAGCCCGATCTGGCCAAGAGCCTGAAGTGGGGTTCGTATAAGGAGGGCATGGTGCTCTTCGGCCAGCAGGCCGGCGTCATCAAGGGGGCGAAGCACCCCAACGCGGCCAAGCTGTGGCTGGACTTCCTCCTGACCAAGGAGGCGGCGGACATCGTGGCCGAGGAGGAGGTCAGCTACTACACCATGCTCAAGGACTACGAGCCCCCGGCGTCCGTGAAGGCGCACATGATCGATTTCAACAAGGTGAAGCTCCTGCCCATCAAGGACCAGCTCGGCGCCGCGAAGAAATTCAAGAAGATGCAGGAGGAATGGCAAGAGGTCTTCCGGTAG
- a CDS encoding iron ABC transporter permease — MPMTTLSTTQAAARLQGWRNLLTVETVTNTAVSLLVAAMVLLPLLALVVSSFLVLDDLGFGTEWGLANYREMFQGHVIRKALLNTLFVSTGSTMLATFLGVSLAWVNARTNCPWREKLEPLNLIPFFLSPFVGAIAWHNLASPQVGMLNHLAWDFLGVEGALFNVNNLFGIMWVTGIFFTPLVYLFVVGSLRRMDPSLEDSARTAGAGLMRTTLTVTLPLALPGILSGTIIVFVTSAGEFGVPFKLGAPYGWETLTTQIFTKAVGDQANSYMGAAMSMTLGVVTAAFIWVQRRIIAPREFTTVTGKGFRPTVVDLGRWKWLAFGLNVLYILIAVVLPVISIFLVSLHRVWIGKIIPADFSSINYELVLFFWSPESIKPATNGIINSFILAISGATIGMVLSIVISFQIHRRRGRFAGALDFLCALPVGFPGIVIAVGVLLTYIKTPIYATMWILLLGYVTRFFPYGQRNVASVMLAVSEELEQSSRLSGASWTTTLRRITVPLLKPGIFAGWLLLFLIFIRELPMSLILHTTGTETLSVGIYYLQEYKNESVTCALSVVQTLILLGCVFLFRKAAGREALVA; from the coding sequence GTGCCCATGACCACCCTGAGCACGACGCAAGCCGCCGCACGGTTGCAGGGATGGCGGAACCTCCTCACCGTGGAGACGGTGACGAACACGGCCGTCAGCCTGCTCGTCGCGGCCATGGTGCTGCTCCCGCTCCTCGCCCTCGTGGTGAGCAGCTTCCTGGTGCTCGACGACCTGGGCTTCGGGACAGAGTGGGGCCTGGCCAACTACCGGGAAATGTTCCAGGGCCACGTCATCCGCAAGGCCCTGCTCAACACCCTCTTCGTCAGCACCGGCTCGACCATGCTGGCCACCTTCCTGGGCGTCTCCCTCGCCTGGGTCAACGCCCGCACGAACTGCCCCTGGCGCGAAAAGCTCGAGCCCCTGAACCTCATCCCTTTCTTCCTGAGTCCCTTCGTGGGGGCGATCGCCTGGCACAACCTGGCCTCCCCTCAGGTCGGCATGCTCAACCATTTGGCGTGGGATTTCCTGGGGGTCGAGGGGGCTCTCTTCAACGTGAACAACCTCTTCGGCATCATGTGGGTGACGGGAATATTCTTCACCCCCCTGGTCTACCTCTTCGTGGTGGGCTCGCTGCGGCGGATGGACCCCTCCCTCGAGGACAGCGCCCGCACGGCGGGGGCGGGCCTCATGCGCACCACCCTCACCGTGACGCTCCCGCTCGCCTTGCCGGGCATCCTCTCGGGTACGATCATCGTCTTCGTCACGAGCGCGGGGGAGTTCGGGGTGCCCTTCAAGCTCGGGGCCCCCTACGGCTGGGAAACCCTCACCACCCAAATCTTCACCAAGGCCGTGGGCGACCAGGCGAACAGCTACATGGGCGCGGCCATGAGCATGACGCTGGGGGTCGTCACGGCGGCCTTCATCTGGGTGCAGCGGCGGATCATCGCGCCGCGGGAGTTCACCACCGTGACGGGAAAGGGCTTCCGTCCCACCGTCGTGGACCTGGGCCGCTGGAAATGGCTCGCCTTCGGCCTGAACGTCCTCTACATCCTCATCGCGGTGGTCCTGCCCGTCATCAGCATCTTCCTGGTGAGCCTCCACCGCGTCTGGATAGGCAAGATCATTCCGGCCGATTTCTCCTCCATCAATTACGAGCTGGTCCTCTTCTTCTGGTCGCCGGAAAGCATCAAGCCCGCGACGAACGGGATCATCAACAGCTTCATCCTCGCGATCAGCGGCGCCACGATCGGGATGGTCCTCTCGATCGTGATCTCGTTCCAGATCCACCGCCGGCGCGGCCGCTTTGCCGGCGCGCTGGACTTCCTGTGCGCCCTGCCCGTGGGCTTCCCGGGCATCGTGATCGCGGTGGGGGTGCTCCTCACCTACATCAAGACGCCCATCTACGCGACCATGTGGATACTCCTGCTGGGCTACGTGACGCGCTTTTTCCCCTATGGACAGCGCAACGTGGCTTCCGTCATGCTGGCCGTCTCGGAGGAGCTCGAGCAGAGCTCCCGCCTCTCCGGCGCCTCCTGGACCACGACGCTCAGGCGCATCACCGTCCCGTTGCTCAAGCCGGGCATTTTCGCGGGATGGCTGCTCCTGTTCCTCATCTTCATCCGCGAACTGCCGATGTCGCTCATCCTCCACACGACAGGGACCGAAACCCTCTCGGTGGGCATCTACTACCTCCAGGAGTACAAGAACGAGTCCGTCACCTGCGCCCTCTCCGTCGTCCAAACCCTCATCCTGCTGGGCTGCGTCTTTCTCTTCCGCAAGGCCGCGGGCCGCGAGGCTCTGGTCGCCTGA
- a CDS encoding ABC transporter substrate-binding protein produces MNRKMRALSLSLPLGALLALSPAFGATEITPQEKKLIPLAKKEGSVVYLQTSFNNDTMQKLGESFVKRYGLGSGFKVVPIQKGTGPTVSQARQEIRAGKFTFDVISVASAGFFIGAAKAGAFLPLDSGHVKNHEENWKKAGIYYDYPHFVSPYSYTFQPVWNTACPGMEGVNITSYADITDNPKLKGKVLVSDVTKSTSYSLTTIGLIENGIDIKGMWPKLKALDPLVAFRTEAKMQFVINCERPVDMWNLSGRALQKIREKPELEKGLKWGTYKEGMVLFGQQAGVIKGAKHPNAGKLFLDFLLTKEAADIVAEGEVSFYTMLKGYKPPESVRKYMIDFDKVKILPIKDQTAAAKKFKAMHAEWQKIFQ; encoded by the coding sequence ATGAACCGGAAAATGAGAGCCCTCTCCCTTTCCCTGCCGCTGGGCGCGCTGCTGGCTCTCTCGCCCGCCTTCGGCGCCACCGAGATCACGCCGCAGGAGAAGAAGCTCATTCCGCTCGCCAAGAAGGAAGGCTCCGTCGTTTACCTCCAGACATCTTTCAACAACGACACGATGCAGAAGCTGGGGGAGTCCTTCGTCAAGCGCTACGGGCTGGGAAGCGGCTTCAAGGTAGTTCCCATCCAGAAGGGGACGGGCCCCACCGTCTCCCAGGCGCGCCAGGAGATCCGGGCGGGCAAGTTCACCTTCGATGTCATCTCGGTCGCCTCGGCGGGCTTCTTCATCGGCGCCGCCAAGGCGGGGGCCTTCCTGCCCCTGGACAGCGGCCACGTGAAGAACCATGAAGAGAATTGGAAGAAAGCGGGGATATACTATGACTATCCCCATTTCGTCTCCCCCTACTCCTACACCTTTCAGCCCGTCTGGAACACGGCCTGCCCCGGCATGGAGGGGGTGAACATCACCTCCTATGCCGATATCACGGACAACCCCAAGCTCAAGGGCAAGGTCCTCGTCAGCGACGTCACGAAGAGCACCTCGTACTCGCTCACGACCATCGGGCTGATCGAGAACGGCATCGATATCAAGGGGATGTGGCCCAAGCTCAAGGCGCTCGATCCTCTCGTGGCCTTCCGCACCGAGGCGAAGATGCAGTTCGTCATCAACTGCGAGCGTCCGGTGGACATGTGGAACCTCTCGGGCCGCGCCCTCCAGAAGATCCGCGAGAAGCCCGAACTGGAGAAAGGGCTGAAATGGGGGACTTATAAGGAGGGTATGGTCCTTTTCGGCCAGCAAGCCGGCGTCATCAAGGGGGCGAAGCACCCGAACGCGGGCAAGCTGTTCCTCGACTTCCTCCTGACCAAGGAGGCGGCGGACATCGTGGCCGAGGGGGAGGTGAGCTTCTACACCATGCTCAAGGGTTACAAGCCGCCCGAGTCCGTCCGCAAGTACATGATCGACTTCGACAAGGTGAAGATACTCCCCATCAAGGATCAAACCGCGGCGGCGAAGAAGTTCAAGGCGATGCACGCGGAGTGGCAGAAGATATTCCAGTAG
- a CDS encoding peptidoglycan-binding protein has protein sequence MEMYSAMKHVRLASVSTAAVFAAAIALAGFAQAQEKPQEGAPSVQQEKPAAPKAQDKMQKKAPARARNAAKKSNPEVMTLQAALKKAGEDPGPADGVMGRKTRSALRAFQKKNGLKTTGRADKETMAKLQPFMGK, from the coding sequence ATGGAGATGTATTCCGCCATGAAACACGTTCGCCTGGCTTCAGTTTCAACCGCAGCCGTCTTCGCCGCCGCCATCGCTCTCGCCGGATTCGCGCAGGCGCAGGAGAAGCCTCAGGAGGGCGCTCCTTCGGTGCAGCAGGAGAAGCCCGCCGCCCCCAAGGCCCAAGATAAGATGCAGAAGAAGGCGCCGGCCCGCGCCCGGAACGCCGCCAAGAAGAGCAACCCCGAGGTGATGACCCTTCAGGCGGCCTTGAAGAAGGCGGGCGAGGACCCCGGCCCGGCCGACGGGGTCATGGGCCGCAAGACGCGCAGTGCCCTCCGCGCCTTCCAGAAGAAGAACGGGCTCAAGACGACGGGCCGCGCCGACAAGGAAACCATGGCGAAGCTCCAACCCTTCATGGGCAAGTAG